The nucleotide sequence ATaccctaaacccttaatcaAACGGTCATATGGTTTTAGATTTAGGTGATTTTTGGTATACATGCATGATCTTTGAGGGAATACCTAAAAAAAGACAGTGCATattgttgaaatacattacgaagTGTGTCCCAcaaaaaaatgtgtaaaaaaGTAGTGTCACGGATccgtcttatatatatataaagaagacTTTATGAGATTGGTGTATGAGATGaattctttttaattaattggtaaAATCTGAAGACGATTAGTGTCAAAATCTATTAATCAATCTTATACTTTAATCTCTACTGATGCCTACTACTTGAGTAGTCAACACCAGACGGTTGGCAATACACACTCATCTTTCACTTTACATatcaagtaattaattaattaattaatttcaataaattaacaaaataaacattCTAAAGTAGCTATAGAATGTGAACGATTTCTCAacttaattttttgtttcaaaagtCGAGATTATTACAGATATTGAGATTCTGAACATGAATCTGATAAATTTCAATCGTTTGAATTTTGCAAAGAACTTCCACATGTACATGTACTTTCACATTCCTTTTCCATTTCCTTTATATCAAATACACACATGGTGGCCAAGCAACGTAAGACTCAAATTAGGTGCGCATTCAACTCTATGTCGACGACGCAAGACACAGAAAGTCTCGACGTCCCACTTTCGTTATTCTAAATTGTAAGTGGGATTTCCACGTTTCGAAAGAGAAATATTACTAGATCAAAAGTTAGATGAAACATAATGATCCAAATACAAATTAGACGGAACAAAAAGTCTCAAGTTTTGATCACTGGAGTATATGTactcatcatttgatttataaaatttggttcattAGCATTAACTTTTTGGGAAAGGGAAATTGAGTAATGAAACGTTACAACATTTGTACAACAAAAAAGTTAAATGATGTTGTACTAACCTCTCATgcacaaatttatttttattcacgGAGCGCTATGTGCTTGAAAAGAAATATTACTTTAGTTGTTTTGTATTGTAATGTTTAAGAGATTTTTTATGTACGTATATACAGGATAATTTTTTTGTCTTATGCGTTTGGTATacaattttttaaagtttggAATCTTTTAAAAGTACACGTATAACTGTAGATAGGAGTAAGGATGAATGAGGATGCGTACCTGGCGGTGCTTGGAGTTGGATGTTACGATCGGCGAGCTGACGTTAGGTTGGAGGAGTGAAATTGGACGGATCGTGTTGGAATGTTGCAGCGGTGGCTGTAGTCGATTTCTTGgactgtttattttttattttttatttttatttttttatatattttgttatGGGCTCAAATTGTTGCTTGAgttatgtttttgtttgtttttctttggcCCAAGTTTTTGCTTGTTCATTAGGGGTGGACACTTGAAACCAAAAACCGCAACCGAAACACTaaccaaatcaaaccaaaccgaacagTTTGGTTTTGCAGTTTcaaaacggtttcggtttgaaaccgaaccgaataggGGAAAAACGatttggtttcggtttcggcCCTCCGAAACCGAaatcgaaccgaaaccgaaaccgcatacctttattaaatgttaaattttaattggttattttCATTGAGTCCATACATTTAGTATGGACTCAACCACATCTTAACATGGCCACATAacataactttttattttctttcttctagtCCCGTAGTTCATGGACTAAGACTTTGTGATCTCTTTCTCAAGTTTATTCATCTGTTTCCAGTCTCCTGGTGGACTAAGACTTTGTGCTCTCTTTCTCAAGTTTATTCATCTGTCTCCAGTCTCCTGCACTCTTCTTCCAGTTCCAAACGCTGTCTCTCCCTTCGGCCTCATTTCCTCTTCATTCCAGGCTTTCCATCTCCTAGCTTCTAAATTTCAGAGTGCTAATATGGTAAGAACTATGATTTATAACTTGTTTTAGTTAAATTTACTTATATATTTGAGATTAATTTTAGGGTTAGGTTTAGGGTTGGGTTTTGAATCAaaaggggatttggtttttcgtTGGTTagtctttgatttttctttgttcAAGAACATTAGAATGTCAATTGAAAGCATATATGATATTTGCATATTGTAGGGAGGTACTAGTTAATGTCGTGAATGATTCAAAATTTCGTAGAAAATTCTGTATTTTTACCTAGAGTCTTTAACCTTGGTCCTAAAAGGCTCAAACTGCATCCTGATTATCCTGGGGTGACATGGAAGACTGAAAATGTTGTTGAACGAATGGGTTTTAatgcttgttttttttgttttgtagcTTTGTTTTTACTATTTATTGGTGAAGCACCTGGATTGTGTATTGGATATAAGCAATGTTATGATACCATTGAAATTattagttatttattttctagtctCTGCACATACATATAAGTTCTTCAAATGAATATGCAATACAGtcctttttttctaattttggtATCTACTGATTGTCATATTTCTTTTCCTCTCTTTTATGTTGTTGCAGTTAAATGCTGATAAAAGTCATTTCCAACGAACATTTGTTAATCAGGTATATACTTGGATTTGATTAGAACTACAATTGCATTGCATTTGTTAAGACTCGATTGTGCATGGCATGCCCCCTTTACTTGTTATTTACCAGAAGATAGCAAGGTATGGAATTACACTAGAATAGTATTTTGTTGTCATCAACTAGGTAACGTGAATTTGTGGTATCAGACCTAAATTAATGCCAATTGTGAATTTGTGATGCAGCGAGGCAAGGAAGTCATTAAGCAGACCGCATGTTGGGCAAGTCCTTAATAATCTCATCTAAAATTATTTAGAGTTCGGTTGCCAGAAACAAGTAGTTTATTTGGATGTCTAGAGAAAAGTAAATTCAAAATGGAAGAAGATGGATGGCCTAAACGAGAGTGCCAGACATCACGACCAACACGAACACCAAGGAAAGCAGCACGACCATGAGCAAACGGTGATGAGGATGAAAATGGATAAAAACCATTGCTACTCTTGCCTGAAAAAAGAATTTACCCCGTCTCCATTTTCTGAATATAGAAACAAGTGGGAAACAATGTAATATAACAATTGTTATCCAATATAAAGCGATTAGCAGACAACACAAAAGTAGAAGCATCTGGACAATGATGAACAATATTAAGCTTGAACGAAACATTATTATGAGATAGAGTTGATGAGCCAATATGGTTAATAGGCAAACCTGTACCGCCAACAACACCACCGACGGAATCACTATCACGATAGTCATGGGATTGAAACAAGGTATTGAGGTCATTGGTGATATGTGAGTTGGCCCTGGAATCAATGAGCCAAGGCTACGAGTGTTGAGCCGTCAAGGCAATGAGATAGGAAGAAGGAGGGCGACCTTCATAAGCCAAATTAAGGCGTTAAGCACAATCAAGGGCGCCATGGCCAAAAGTGTTGCAAATATGGCAACGATGATTGGAGGAGCCTTGAGATGGGGCTGTGCCAAGAAGCCTAGAGACATTGTTAGAGTCGTGGAATCTAGAAGGACGATCCCCACGATCGCGAAAATTACGTTTGCGAAAACCGCCAGCACATCAATAGCCACGGTAGCCATCACCGCCATTATTGTGAAAACCATCGACCACCACCACGATCACCCTCATGGGAGAAATGGCCAGAGCCACGATCACCGCCGCGATCAGAACAGGAGCAGCCATGAAAGGCATAGGAGTCACGGGAAACAACTATGATTGAGATGCAAGAATTCGGCAGAGCAAAAGGATCAGCAAGATAGAGTTTAGCAGTGAGAAAAAGAGCCTTAAGATCAGGAAAGAAGATGGGTTTGTCACGGGCTTGAGCAGCGGTAACATTATTCTCAAATTTGGGGTCGACATTAGACATGACAACCGGCACCATGTTATCTGTTGAAATAGGTGCTCCAGTAAGAGCCAATTGATTTGTAATACCATTGATCTTATCAAGAaaatcaaaaattgaagaatcaCCTTGCTTGGTCTGGAAGAAAGCGGTACGAAGTTGAAAGATGTGACTCTAGTTCGTAGAGGCAAAACACTGCTGGAGAGCAATCCAAATGTCACAGGCAGTGGAATGACGAGCAGTCGCTGTGAGGGCCTAATGACCAAGAGAGCCATTGATCTAGGAAAGCACAAGTTGGTCCTTTTGAACCCATTCAGCATACGCATGGTTGGGTTTGGTAGAGACTTTATCAGTAGTGTCAGAAAGGAACGCCAAAGGGTAAGTGGAAAAACCATTAACAAAAGCCATCAATTGACGATTGCGAAGAACAGAAAGCAACTAAGCCAACCAACGAGAATAATTGGAAAAGTCAAGCTTGATGTTGATCGCATGAGAAACGGAggggaagacatcaggggaagGAGTGGTCAGATTGGTTGGGGCAGCCATGGAAAAGTGTAGGGAGGATCATTAAAAAAAAGACGTTAGTCATTGGCTCTGAGATACCATAAAAGATAATCCAAAGCAGGAATTGCAGAAAAGACATTAAAGGTAATATAAGGTAATTTGGCTCAATCCTTCGATACCTTGGAGGGTGCATTATCATTGATTTAAATAGTGTACAATGATTTGATTTACAAGTATAATTAATATACAAATAATACATAAGGGAATATTTTATTAATACAGGGAAATTTGGAAATCATGAtgaaataggaaacaatctcAAGAGATCATGAAGATATCATCTTTTAACATGTAgtgaattttcaagccaaacatGTTGACAACAAGAATTGGGTGATGAGAATCACGCGTGGTTGTTGGACTTAACAAGTGGACAAACCTACTATAATATTATGAAATAAGTTTGGGTTTCACCATAAAGCCAAtaggcaatatggggagtaactCAACCTCTTATGAGCCATTGCAAGATTTCTTCTCTTACCAATCTAggacttttttattttcacataCTCACACGCTTCCTCACatgtggtgaattttcaagtTAAACACAAAGACAACACGAATTTGGTGAAGTGGAGCACACATGGTgagaaagttgagattccactataaaactaattggcaatatggggaatTGTCTAACCTCTTAAGCCCTTGCACGGTTTCTCCTTTCACCGATGTGAGACCTTTTTACCTTCACATTTCATAATTTATGTATTCATCATTTTCTCCTTACACACCTCGGCTTATTTATGGCTTTTAGAATGATTAATCAATAGAAAATAAAGATATAAATAAACATGAgtgcaaaaaagaaaaggagtgTGCATAAGGCATTTCCTAAATGTAAAATGGCATGAgtgcaaaaaaagaaaaggggtgggataagtctcacaatgggctagcaattaTGTGGtccaaattcgcctttggcgagaattgaacttaaTACCTCTCaattacaagtgaaaaggaatactactagaccatagtactaagtggcaattaCATGATGTTAATCCATATCATGAAATCGCACAAAATTAGTAATAATTATAATTACATGACAATCAATATATGCCACTAATCAGGCAGAAAATAAATGATCCCTTACCAAACGTGGACGTGAATTGCTTCTTGAATTATTCTAGAAGAAAAAGGCAATCAACCCAATTTTGTCGTGAAGAAAAAGAGTGCAGTTCTTTTGTTTAGGATGTTAAATGCCTCTATGTAGGGAAAGCAAGAACGTCCCCTTGGCGGTTGGCAAATCCTCACTCCTCCATCTATCATCTATCTTGCATGACCATTTTGCAATCCTCACCTACCGTCCCAAGAAACCAAAAGCAACTTGGAACTTCAAACTTCCTAATCTAAAATTAACTTTCTCAATGCATGTTTCTCTACCATTCTTTCTCATGTTATTTGAAACGAGgaagataaaattaaaataagtgGATCCAATTAACTCCTTTTAATttcactaaaataaaaaatgttgttGAAAAAgttaaattaaagatcattcGAAAACTTGGATGTGGATAAATTGGCTAGAGGATATGTGCTCTTCTATGCATCCAGTTTGAATTCTTGTTTCCTCAATTTTTGGTTCAAGTGATGTTCTACTTCTAACTTACTAACGCTAtcgctatatatatatatatatatatatatatatatatataaaaactgCAGAAAGAGATTCAAACTTGGGAGCACATATGCTCTAGTCAACTTGACCATGCCTATCTTTTGCATGTATTAGCAAATATTTAATTTCAATACATATGACATGATTTTATAGCATGGCATGGAGATGCTATATATGATTATTGGAGAAATAATTGGGTGGTTTTTACCATTATGAGAGACGTGATTGGTGAAGCCCATTCTGATGGGGACCGTTTAAATTCTCTATTTAAAGATATACATTACGCAAACCCTCCACAAAGTAAATTTTAGAGAGATCAGCCACTTAATTTGTTACGAAATTTCTCTACACTATCCTTGCTAGCTTTCACATAAacccattaatttaattttttttccatggCATTCATCCTTCCAAGTATTCCAAGCCTTACTACTTTTAGCAGCCTCCAAGTCAAATTGGCAGCAAGCCAAGTGAAGGGTGAGCATGTTCCAACTGACATACCAAGACACCAACTCACCACTCTCATCAGATCCATCATCAACAAACAAGACGAACCACAACCCTTTTACGTTCTCGATTTGGGAGTTCTTGTCAGCCTTATGCAAAAATGGAACCGTTGCCTTCCCAACGTTCAGCCCTTCTTTGCTGTCAAGTGTAACCCTGAGCCTGCATTCATTGCAGCATTGGCAACGCTCGGTGCGAGCTTTGACTGCGCTAGCAAGGTGGAGATCGAGGCCATCCTTTCTCATGGTGTAAGCCCCTCAAGGATAGTCTACGCCAATCCATGCAAGGGTGAGAACCATTTAAGGCACGCAGCTGGAGTCGGGGTCAATCTTGCAACCTTCGACTCCATGGACGAACTTAACAAGATAAAAAGATGCCATCCCAAATGTTCCTTGTTGCTCCGAATTGCAGTCCCAAATGACACGAGCTCCTGGCGTTCATTTGGGACCAAATTCGGTGCGTTGTCCGAGGAGGTGGCGCCTCTCCTTAGACATGCACACAAACTAGGGTTGAGAGTGGTGGGAGTTTCATTTCACGTGGGTTCGAAAGCTTCGGAATCTCAAGTGTACCGTGGAGCAATAGCAGCTGCTAAGGCTGCATTCGACGTGGCAGATGAGCTCCAACTGCCCAAAATGCATGTGCTTGATATTGGTGGTGGGTTCAAGGCAAACCCGTTATTTGATGAAATAGCCGAAACCCTAAACGACGCTATTAAAGAACACTTTGGTGATCATCAATCGGAGTCTGATCTGGTGGTGATGGCTGAGCCAGGAAGGTTCTTTGCCGAAATGGCTTTCACAATGGTTGCAAATGTGATGGGGAAGCGAGTGagaggagagaaaagagagtatTGGATTACCGATGGGATATATGGGTCGTTTAATCTTCCGGCATTTGATAAATCTTGTTTGACAGTTTCACCCCTCCTCCTTCACACTCCTGATCATGATCATCATTCAGTAGCCATATATTCGTCGACGGTGTTCGGACCAACCTGTGATTCGCTGGACACGGTGGTGGCTGACTGCAAACTGCCGGAACTGAAGTTAAATGATTATCTCGTGTTTCATAACATGGGGGCTTACACAAATTCGGTTGGAACCAACTTTAATGGCTTCTGCATTTCTGCTATTCCCACGTACTTAACATTTACAAGTGCTAATAATTAATAGGGAATgaaaaacgaaaacaaaaaaaatacgaAAGTATGTGATCGATCTTCCCTTCTTGTCtattgttatatatatgtacCTTGAGAGTGGCTTTCATGACCGAATCTTCTTTAAATTTCATTAATTTGCAATATAAACAGGTGATATTCCCGTTCCTTGGAATATTGGCCTTCGTTGGAACGGTGGGATACGATGGTTCAGCAACATATACAAACGGGAACGAAATATTAAAAGAGCCATAGTATTTGGACATATACAACTGGGACAATGTCTAATTTAGGGGTTTCACATACAATAGTATAGCTATTTCTATTGTGAGAAATTTTTGTCTACTCAGAACACAAGGTGATATACTATGTGTTATAATCGAAGTGGATTATAGAGTCGTTTGTCTTTATATTAAGATATGTAGTATATAtcgtagacatcgaaatttcggtaaataaatgttgaccgataaatcaaagtttcaacgctcatgtattacataaattttacacgtagcgtgtgtctaaacaaaaaaatcgaaataagttggaaaagtcatcaaacaggacgcGTGTCAACGCccggcagaaatgatttatttcatctgattatttaatcccaaaaatcaagttttggaattctataaatagaagccaatttcattcatttgaggaaccaaaatcattaggcaaaattcttgaagctctgaagctctgaaactccgaagctttcaatcatccaggttcccgaagaatcaagaaagctctcttcgttcttcgttcttcgttcatcgttcatcctaagatcaagcccaatcggccctttggatcaacaatcatccatcaattcaagatcaagccccgacggcccttgaagaaagcgttcttcgttcttcgttcatcgttcttccaagatcaagccccgacggcccttggatcaacaatccaccaaatcaagatcaagccccgacaacccttgaagaaagcaccatcgttcatcatccgttcatcttaagatcaagccccaacgaccctttggatcaataacgtcgacaaatccacacatccaaccgttcttcaagatcaagcccaaaagcccttgaagatctgttcatcaccgttcttcaagatcaagcccaaaagcccttgaagatccattcatcaccgttattcaagatcaagccttaacggcccttgaagaaacactcattctcaagatcaagccctaaacggctccttgaagatctgctcaaatccaccttcaaagatcaagcacacggcccttggatcaacgaaacatccacaaatcaacaccgtacggagatcgaatcagatgatcaaaatagagagagattgtaacccaaaatcatcaaatacaaaatatttgtttgtgcacgttgttcttgtctctttcgtttcaggaatattccgtgttcacaaattggcacgcccagtgggacaatctctacctctcatctctttctccgttcaaggaatccaaacacacctcaaagtcaatggcatcaagcaagggacaagtcattctcgcaaccactgagggaaggatGCTAAGCACTTTTCCCgcaaacggacaatccattggcgccacaaccgctcctcaacatgccacttcaaagttggtgccgctaaaagagcaaggggagcatcaaaggtgtgagtctgtcatcaacctgacctcgttGGGGGCATCGAAGCATgctgctgaggcacacaagatgacattCCAAAacagccaacgacgttcttcgtcagcatcctggatgtctaaaggaaagtcacgtctattggttgcacaagtcatgaccatcggcgttacctcaATCGTAGAACAACTGGcttaaatgaatgaagcgatcgcaaggctaacacagattgttgaagaaaaagacttgcaaatcgctgcactcgtcagctgactggagccacaggacgacgagaaccccgacccagagaatgatccactaaagagaggAGATGACGAAGAAGAGAAGCCTtaggtggagaaaaacgatgtgaagccagagccagaccaagcagcggcattCATGGGATATCTTTTTATCCAGCAGCTACatgagatgatcaccaacaccatcaaggcacagtacgaagggagctcacatacctccttgttctactcgaatCCCTACTCCAATaagattgatgccctgaagATTCCatggggttatcaaccaccaaagttcatgcagtttgatggaaaaggaaacccgaaacagcacgttgcccactttgttgaaacttgcaacaacgcagggaccGAAGGGGACTACCTTGCCAAGTAGTTTGTGCGCTAGCTGAAAGGAAAcacctttgagtggtacacgaacctagagcctgagtccatcaacagctgggagcaattagagcgggaattcctcaaccgcttctatagcacccgcgacactgtgagcatgctagagccaacaagcacaaagcagtggaaggacgagccagtcattgactacatcaacagatggggcactctaagcctcgactgtaaagacaagctctcggaaacctcttcaatcgagatgtgcatccaaggcatgcaatggggtttgcaatacatccttcaaggtattaaaccacggaccttcgaggaattggccactcgcgcctatgacatggagttgagcatcgcccattatggagaaagaaccgatcgctgactacaagaacgacaaagttcttgggccaaagttggagaagactGCGTGGAAACctaccaaggaagcaatgacggtcaacacagctctcgtcaaaatccctacacgaggcaaggcgattcaaaccaaAGCTTTTCGttatcaagagatgcgtagacgtactttgaaggagcttgaagagaagacttatccattccctgactctgatgtggttgccatgttagaagacttgctggaaaagaaggtgatcggtttGCTTGAGTGCAGatggccggaagagatgaatcgtaccgacagtccaagatactgtaaattccatcgtttcatcagtcatccaactgaaaagtgcttcgtactgAAAGATCTTATCCttaagctagcacaacaagggaaaATCGAGCTTGACCTTGAAGACACGGTTGCGGCACACACTACTACTATCGTGTTTGGATCACTCAATCCTGTGCATCTCCGAAGTATGCATGACCATTCccgtcaatgttcaagtcacatgACACCTCTTAcacaaccatcaccgggggcaaGCAACTAAGATGCATCTACTGGTGATAAGAAAGGGTGGACATCggcgacctacaaaaaaacgagaaagccaagaccacaagccacaaggccaaaagagaagcctaaacccgcccctcgaacttcagtcttcgaaaggctgaattattcaaaacctagaatttcggcacttgatcgcatcagtggtcgataccaaacttccgtcttcaaaaggcttgagacgccaacaccgcaaagatccgtttttgaaaggttatcaaaacccaagaaacaaagcggcaCAGCTAGATCTCCTCCGCAACGGTCGGCTTTggacagacttgaagaaactaagaagccttctagaaacaggaagacaacgccaaagagagaaaagctcgacagtctagcaggaaaagacgatgttc is from Malus sylvestris chromosome 5, drMalSylv7.2, whole genome shotgun sequence and encodes:
- the LOC126621013 gene encoding ornithine decarboxylase-like, with amino-acid sequence MAFILPSIPSLTTFSSLQVKLAASQVKGEHVPTDIPRHQLTTLIRSIINKQDEPQPFYVLDLGVLVSLMQKWNRCLPNVQPFFAVKCNPEPAFIAALATLGASFDCASKVEIEAILSHGVSPSRIVYANPCKGENHLRHAAGVGVNLATFDSMDELNKIKRCHPKCSLLLRIAVPNDTSSWRSFGTKFGALSEEVAPLLRHAHKLGLRVVGVSFHVGSKASESQVYRGAIAAAKAAFDVADELQLPKMHVLDIGGGFKANPLFDEIAETLNDAIKEHFGDHQSESDLVVMAEPGRFFAEMAFTMVANVMGKRVRGEKREYWITDGIYGSFNLPAFDKSCLTVSPLLLHTPDHDHHSVAIYSSTVFGPTCDSLDTVVADCKLPELKLNDYLVFHNMGAYTNSVGTNFNGFCISAIPTYLTFTSANN